One genomic window of Staphylococcus hsinchuensis includes the following:
- the zwf gene encoding glucose-6-phosphate dehydrogenase gives MNTRNKDIPCLITIFGATGDLSHRKLFPSLFHLYQQENLNEHIAIIGIGRRDLTNDDFRNQVKSSIQEHVKDTKHLDKFITHIFYHKLDVTNKANYESLLEVSERLDQQFQLQGNRLFYLAMAPKFFGVISDCLKSAELTNTKGFKRLVIEKPFGSDLESAKVLNDQLRKSFSEEEIYRIDHYLGKDMVQNIEVLRFANAMFEPLWNNKYISNIQVTSSEKLGVEERGGYYDSNGALKDMVQNHMLQMVALLAMEPPISLNSEDIRAEKVKALKSLRMFENDKVRHNFVRGQYDASEIEGQPVQGYRDEDRVDNQSNTPTFVAGKLTIDNFRWAGVPFYIRTGKRMTSKTIQVVVEFKEVPMNLYYETDKKLDSNLLVINIQPNEGVSLHLNAKRNIQGIDTEPVQLSYAMSAQDKMNTVDAYENLLFDCLNGDATNFTHWEELKSTWKFVDAIQEEWDQHEPEFPNYKAGTNGPLESDLLLSKDGYHWWDGIN, from the coding sequence TTGAATACTAGAAATAAGGATATACCATGCCTAATTACGATATTTGGCGCTACAGGTGACTTAAGTCACAGAAAGTTATTCCCATCATTATTTCATCTTTATCAGCAAGAAAATTTAAATGAACATATTGCTATCATTGGAATTGGTCGTAGAGATTTAACCAATGATGATTTCCGTAATCAAGTGAAATCATCAATTCAAGAACATGTTAAAGATACAAAACACCTTGATAAATTCATTACGCATATCTTTTACCATAAACTAGACGTAACAAATAAAGCTAACTATGAATCACTTTTAGAAGTAAGTGAACGTTTAGATCAACAGTTCCAATTACAAGGTAATCGATTATTTTACCTCGCAATGGCGCCTAAATTCTTCGGAGTTATATCTGATTGTTTAAAATCTGCCGAATTAACAAATACAAAAGGTTTCAAACGTTTAGTGATTGAAAAACCGTTTGGCAGTGATTTAGAATCTGCCAAAGTATTGAATGATCAGTTACGTAAATCATTTTCTGAAGAAGAAATTTACCGAATTGACCATTATTTAGGTAAAGATATGGTTCAAAATATTGAAGTGTTACGTTTTGCTAATGCAATGTTTGAACCATTATGGAACAATAAATATATTTCCAACATTCAAGTCACTTCTTCAGAGAAATTAGGTGTAGAAGAACGTGGCGGTTATTATGATTCTAATGGCGCATTAAAAGACATGGTACAAAATCACATGTTACAAATGGTTGCGTTATTAGCGATGGAGCCTCCTATTAGTTTGAACAGTGAAGATATTCGAGCTGAAAAAGTAAAAGCCTTAAAGTCATTAAGAATGTTTGAAAATGATAAAGTGAGACACAATTTCGTACGTGGTCAATATGATGCAAGCGAAATAGAAGGACAACCGGTTCAAGGTTATAGGGACGAAGATAGGGTTGATAACCAATCTAACACCCCCACTTTCGTAGCCGGTAAATTGACGATTGATAACTTTAGATGGGCTGGTGTTCCTTTCTATATCCGTACAGGTAAACGGATGACAAGTAAAACAATCCAAGTCGTTGTAGAATTTAAAGAAGTCCCAATGAATTTATATTATGAAACTGACAAAAAGTTAGATTCTAATTTACTCGTTATCAATATTCAACCAAACGAAGGCGTATCATTACATTTGAATGCGAAACGTAATATTCAAGGAATAGATACAGAACCAGTACAATTATCTTATGCTATGAGCGCTCAAGATAAAATGAATACGGTAGATGCTTACGAAAACTTATTATTTGACTGTCTGAATGGTGATGCGACAAACTTCACACATTGGGAAGAATTAAAATCAACTTGGAAATTTGTTGATGCGATTCAAGAAGAATGGGATCAACATGAACCAGAATTTCCAAATTATAAAGCTGGTACAAATGGACCATTAGAAAGTGATTTATTATTAAGCAAAGATGGTTATCATTGGTGGGACGGCATAAATTAA